One Castanea sativa cultivar Marrone di Chiusa Pesio chromosome 4, ASM4071231v1 DNA window includes the following coding sequences:
- the LOC142632912 gene encoding uncharacterized protein LOC142632912 produces the protein MSKNDEPIIVFSERDDHGIRQSHDDPLVIMLRVEEFNIHQVLIDNGSSTDIIYLLVFQQMKLDKKRIRPFTSPLVTKEINFLIVDCPSTYNLILGRLALNRLRAATSTYYLKVKFPTTHGVGEIREDQVLARECYQAALASGENHTWVINEPEPIPKLSKKPQEVEIVLGDSTKHKRRIFAPERNKAVTEKVEKLLEVDFIKEVFYPDWLANVVMILMDEDNQEKTSFVTSQGLYYYKIMPFGMKNAGATYQRLTNRMFSHQIRRNVEVYVDDMLVKSKDEANHLDDLKETFITLRKYNMKLNPAKCVFAITLGKFLGFMVSQ, from the exons ATGTCAAAGAATGACGAGCCCATTATTGTCTTCTCAGAGAGAGATGATCACGGCATCAGGCAATCCCATGACGATCCACTAGTAATCATGCTTAGAGTAGAAGAGTTCAACATCCATCAGGTGCTTATTGACAACGGAAGCTCAACAGATATCATATACTTGCTTGTGTTTCAGCAAATGAAGTTGGATAAGAAAAGAATCAGGCCTTTCACCTCGCCTTTG GTCACTAAGGAAATTAATTTCCTCATAGTTGATTGCCCTTCAACATACAACCTCATCCTGGGAAGACTTGCTCTCAACAGACTAAGAGCAGCAACGTCAACATATTACTTGAAGGTGAAGTTTCCAACAACCCATGGAGTAGGAGAAATCAGAGAAGACCAAGTTTTGGCAAGAGAGTGCTACCAAGCTGCCCTAGCATCGGGAGAAAACCACACGTGGGTGATCAATGAACCAGAGCCCATCCCTAAACTGTCAAAAAAGCCACAAGAGGTTGAGATTGTCCTAGGAGATTCGACGAAG CATAAGCGGAGAATATTTGCACCAGAACGCAACAAAGCTGTAACTGAAAAAGTAGAGAAGCTGCTAGAAGTTGATTTTATCAAGGAAGTCTTCTATCCAGATTGGCTAGCAAACGTGGTCATG ATTCTTATGGACGAAGACaatcaagagaagacctcatttGTTACCAGCCAGGGGTTGTACTACTACAAAATTATGCCCTTTGGGAtgaagaatgcaggagccacctACCAAAGATTGACAAACCGCATGTTCTCTCACCAGATTAGAAGGAATGTGGAGGTgtacgtagatgatatgctggtgAAAAGTAAGGACGAAGCGAATCACTTGGACGATCTAAAAGAAACCTTTATCACACTACGTAAgtacaatatgaaattaaaccCTGCAAAGTGTGTTTTTGCTATTACTTtaggaaagttcttgggattcatggtgtcccaatgA